From a single Arachis hypogaea cultivar Tifrunner chromosome 3, arahy.Tifrunner.gnm2.J5K5, whole genome shotgun sequence genomic region:
- the LOC112787519 gene encoding osmotin-like protein, whose product MAPSSSSSSSTHYSLLIIMLATTFLLTPANSLILTLVNNCNYTVWPAIQPNSGHPVLAAGGGFPLHHFTHTSIPFPDTHWSGRVWARTGCTSYPGNRLTCATGDCSGRLQCNGAGGSAPATLAQFEVHHGAGDYSSYGVSVVDGFNVPFTITPHEGKGVCPVVGCRSDLVATCPVTLQHRVPSGHGPVVACKSGCEAFHTDDLCCRNHFNNPQTCKPSVYSTFFKHACPQAFTFAHDTPSLMHQCSSPRELKVIFCH is encoded by the coding sequence atggctccttcttcttcttcttcttcttcaactcatTACTCACTTCTCATAATAATGCTTGCCACCACTTTCCTCCTTACACCCGCTAACTCCCTCATCCTCACTCTCGTCAACAACTGCAACTACACCGTCTGGCCCGCCATCCAACCTAACTCCGGCCACCCCGTCCTCGCAGCCGGCGGTGGCTTCCCCCTCCACCACTTCACCCACACTTCCATCCCCTTCCCGGACACCCACTGGTCCGGCCGCGTCTGGGCCCGCACCGGCTGCACCTCCTACCCCGGTAACCGCCTCACCTGCGCCACCGGCGACTGCTCCGGCCGCCTCCAGTGCAACGGCGCCGGAGGGTCCGCTCCCGCCACCTTAGCCCAGTTCGAGGTCCACCACGGCGCCGGCGACTACTCGTCGTACGGCGTGAGCGTGGTGGACGGTTTCAACGTCCCTTTCACCATCACGCCTCACGAGGGAAAAGGCGTTTGTCCCGTCGTAGGTTGTCGGAGCGATCTGGTTGCCACGTGTCCCGTGACGTTGCAACACCGTGTGCCTTCTGGTCATGGCCCCGTGGTTGCTTGCAAGAGTGGGTGCGAAGCTTTTCACACGGACGACTTGTGTTGCCGGAACCATTTCAACAACCCTCAAACTTGCAAGCCTTCGGTGTATTCCACCTTCTTCAAGCACGCGTGCCCTCAGGCTTTTACCTTCGCACACGACACACCTTCTCTCATGCATCAGTGTTCTTCTCCGCGTGAACTCAAGGTCATCTTCTGTCATTAG
- the LOC112787552 gene encoding inner membrane protein PPF-1, chloroplastic, with protein sequence MAKTLISSPSFIGTPLPSLYRHRFPHRPARLKVNFSLHQIPPIHSLTHSFHFDEVVARAEGLLYTLADAAVATADSAATATGTSTDAAADTVQKNGGWFGFISEAMEFVLKVLKDGLSAVHVPYAYGFAIILLTVVVKAATLPLTKQQVESTLAMQNLQPKIKAIQERYAGNQERIQLETSRLYRQAGVNPLAGCLPTLATIPVWIGLYQALSNVANEGLLTEGFFWIPSLGGPTTIAARQSGAGISWLFPFVDGHPPLGWHDTAAYLVLPILLVVSQYVSMEVMKPPQTNDPTQKNTLLIFKFLPLMIGYFSLSVPSGLTIYWFTNNVLSTAQQVWLRKLGGAKPVVDENAGGIITAGRAKRSASQPAKAGERFRQLKEEDKKKKSSKALPVEEVQPLASTTDSDDGSDEESNKGSEAAQEEAYASTVGKDSRERRSKRSKRKRAV encoded by the exons AGATTCCACCAATCCACTCCCTCACCCACTCTTTCCACTTCGACGAAGTCGTCGCCAGAGCCGAAGGCCTTCTCTACACGCTCGCCGACGCTGCTGTCGCTACCGCCGACTCTGCTGCCACCGCCACCGGGACTTCCACCGATGCCGCCGCCGACACCGTGCAGAAGAACGGAGGCTGGTTCGGATTCATCTCCGAAGCCATGGAGTTTGTTCTCAAG GTGTTAAAGGATGGTCTTTCTGCTGTGCATGTACCTTATGCATATGGATTTGCTATCATATTGCTCACAGTTGTGGTTAAGGCTGCTACACTTCCCTTGACAAAGCAACAG GTTGAATCAACACTCGCTATGCAAAATCTTCAACCAAAAATTAAGGCCATTCAAGAAAGATATGCCGGCAATCAG gAAAGAATACAACTTGAGACATCAAGGCTATATAGGCAGGCTGGGGTTAACCCATTGGCAG GTTGTTTACCAACATTGGCTACAATTCCAGTATGGATTGGTCTTTACCAAGCTTTATCAAATGTTGCAAATGAG GGATTGTTAACAGAAGGTTTCTTTTGGATCCCATCTCTTGGAGGTCCTACTACCATAGCTGCTAGACAAAGTGGAGCTGGAATTTCTTGGCTTTTCCCTTTTGTG GATGGTCATCCACCATTGGGTTGGCACGATACTGCTGCATATCTTGTTTTACCTATTCTTCTTGTTGTTTCTCAATACGTCTCCATGGAAGTCATGAAGCCACCTCAG ACGAATGATCCTACCCAAAAGAATACACTTCTTATTTTCAAGTTTCTTCCACTCATGATTGGTTACTTCTCTCTCTCTGTTCCATCCGGGCTAACAATTTACTG GTTTACAAACAATGTCCTGAGCACAGCTCAACAAGTATGGTTGCGCAAATTAGGAGGTGCAAAACCTGTTGTAGATGAAAATGCTGGTGGAATTATCACAGCAGGACGTGCTAAAAGATCAGCTTCCCAGCCAGCTAAAGCTGGTGAAAG ATTTAGGCAGTTAAAAGAAgaggacaaaaagaaaaagtcaagCAAGGCACTACCAGTGGAAGAAGTTCAACCTTTGGCATCTACTACTGATTCTGATGATGGCTCAGATGAAGAGAGTAACAAG GGATCAGAAGCTGCACAAGAAGAAGCATATGCTTCTACAGTTGGCAAAGATTCTAGGGAAAGAAGAAGCAAGCGCTCGAAACGGAAGCGGGCTGTATAA